The genomic window AGCCTCATGATAGGTCCGACATCTGGCAGAGAGGTTCTGAAGATCAAGGTCGAGGAGGCGCTGAGAGAGCTCATGGATATGGATGTAAGTGTAGACAAGGATGACTGGCGGCTCAATCTAATACACTCCGAGATAAAGAGGCTGTACGATGAGGAGAAGAGAAGGTCATGCATATCTGACGAGGAGCTGAAGGCATATGTTGAGAAGTACTTCCTCTTCGAGTCGATATTCGAGAACGAGAGCCATAAAAGTGGGGATCCCATGCCGGACTGAGGGGTAGAGCCTGTGGAGAAGCAGCATCTACTAACGTAGATGCGCTGCCTCTACGCCAGCAGAAGCACACTGGATAACCAGATCCATGAAACCTTCGACTTGCTTCGATGACAGATCGAAGCGCAGGGAGCTCTTACCCTTCAGGGAAATGAGGAACGCTCTTATCCATCTGATAACTTGGCCCGAAGAGGCACCAGTCACACTATGCGTCCCTTCCGAGGGTATGAGTGCATTCCATGCGTCAGCGGTTAAGATCGACATGTGTAGAATTGGACTTCGCTCTTATGTGCGTAGCAACTTGCAGAGCATGCAATGTGGTCGCTGAAAGCATTCATTCGTCGAAACGAACGCATAGCATGACCTCTGCTTCTTCGGGCAAGTCATCAAATGGATAAGAGCGTTGGACTTAATAGTCTTATCCCGCATCAGTACTGCTATCACGACTCAAGTCCACAGGCGGTCGGTTTGAATCAGACTCTCCAATCTGGCGTGATCACAATTTGTCGAATTTCATGGTCAATCTATTTACAGAAAATCCTTAAACGATGACCAATGGAGTGCATTCAGCGACCAGCCCGCATGTCCTTCAAGTTGCTGAATACATAAGAGCGAGGAGGAATTCACCATTGGATGCTGTGTTGAATAATGTTTGAGAATACGATATCATAGGGCCAATTCATACAAATTGTGATTATAGTAAAAACCGATGGCGTTCAACCATATAGGCCTTAATTATCCAACACAGCACCACTGGACGAACATATTTATAGTAATTCTCGATAACATCCAGCGCTGTCCAGCGCACTCGCACGGTGAGATCGTCTCAAAAACAGCGTCATCGCAACATGTGTCTCTGCCAGGCGCTGCGGGGGAGGATTGCTGTTCTGAGAGATGTAATGCGGCATGGAATGTGAAGATGTCGGAGGGTGGTTGAGATATCGGAGCAATCTCTTGAGAGCGCTCTGGATGAGCTGGAGGAGATCGTCAGGGAGCTTGAGTCCGGAAGGCTCTCGCTCGACGAGAGCCTGGAGCTCTTCGAGCGGGGCATCCGGCTTGTGAGGATCTGCAGCTCCAAAATAGAGAGCGCAGAGCGCAGAATAGAATCGCTCACAGGCGTGATACCCGAGGATCTGCTCGAGTAACTCCCGCCAAGGTTCATGTGGTTGAATCGTCTGAGATGCAGGCTCTTGGCACTCGAACCAGGCGTAACCGGCATCTTTCTGCGAGATTACCGGTCCGGCGAACCACCGGCATGAGCCCCCCAACAAAAATACTGCCAGGCAGCTGATGCACGCACACCGCCTGAAGATCGGACACAGGAGAGGATTCCCATTAACCTCCTTGTTCGAGGATCTGCGAATGTGGCTGCATGTGTATGAGAGAAGCTTTATGCCAAAGAGCTGGGTTTCAGGAATCCTCAGGAGATCGATAGGCTGCGGAAACGCCAGTCCTCCGCTCCCATCGATCACTTTTTCTGGCCGATGACTCCCATGGCCATCAGCGATGCCCTCGCCTGGATCCTCACGATCATGTTCTCATCGTTC from Methanothrix sp. includes these protein-coding regions:
- the xseB gene encoding exodeoxyribonuclease VII small subunit — translated: MVEISEQSLESALDELEEIVRELESGRLSLDESLELFERGIRLVRICSSKIESAERRIESLTGVIPEDLLE